A DNA window from bacterium contains the following coding sequences:
- a CDS encoding fibronectin type III domain-containing protein: MSRRLLMVFILTILFPSGCGESSNSGTSADVNAPVISNLNISPLANGAAVSWATNELATSQVRYGESPNVGRLSAPHKNYALEHRVELTDLKAGATYYIIAKSEDPEGNEANSESKPFTYGSTEPQPLAITDLSVTPASNSARITWLTNRPATTQVFYGKTPGLGLSTTLQTQLTISHTVNLPGLESKTLYYFKVESRDAQAESAFKEGNFTTGEPDEATPLIITNLSASSTVDSARITWLTNRPATTQVFYGKTPQLGLSTTKETQLTTSHTVNLTGLESDTLYYFEVESEDAKAEKAFQEGSFRTKEPGTTTLLIITNLSAHPTVDSAQITWATNRPATTQVFYGKTPQLGLSIPKETQLTTSHVVNLTGLEPDTTYYFKVESQEAEGIFVRQEGSFATIAPSQDIPLLKIVPASKEAKVGDQFALEVRIEKVTNLFQTSFRAAFDPKVITAKGAEPGEFLGEDVVFLGMPDNEKGTIELAITRKGEMSGVSGSGVLAIINFKAENKGTTAIGISRDDLLLKVKNETGNLVGIDTVIVQGAEIVVK, translated from the coding sequence ATGTCCAGACGACTTTTGATGGTTTTTATCCTTACTATTCTTTTCCCCTCCGGCTGCGGGGAAAGTTCTAATTCCGGCACCTCGGCTGATGTAAATGCACCTGTTATCTCTAACCTCAATATCTCCCCTCTGGCTAACGGGGCCGCGGTCAGTTGGGCGACCAACGAGCTGGCTACCAGTCAGGTCAGGTATGGGGAATCTCCTAATGTGGGCCGATTGAGTGCCCCCCATAAAAATTATGCCTTAGAGCACAGGGTTGAATTGACCGATCTTAAAGCGGGAGCTACCTACTATATCATAGCCAAGTCAGAAGACCCTGAGGGAAATGAGGCCAATTCCGAATCAAAACCTTTCACCTATGGCTCAACTGAGCCTCAGCCTCTGGCTATTACCGACCTCTCGGTTACACCCGCCTCGAATTCAGCCCGGATTACCTGGTTAACTAACCGCCCGGCTACTACTCAGGTCTTTTACGGCAAAACCCCCGGGCTTGGTCTCTCAACCACGCTGCAAACTCAGCTAACTATCTCTCATACGGTTAATTTGCCCGGTCTTGAATCAAAGACCCTCTACTATTTCAAGGTTGAATCCCGGGATGCCCAGGCAGAATCGGCCTTCAAGGAAGGGAACTTCACCACCGGGGAGCCGGATGAGGCCACTCCTTTAATCATCACTAATCTATCGGCCAGTTCAACCGTAGATTCAGCCCGGATCACCTGGTTAACCAACCGTCCGGCCACCACCCAGGTCTTTTATGGTAAAACTCCACAACTCGGTCTTTCAACTACGAAGGAAACTCAGTTGACTACTTCGCATACCGTTAATTTGACTGGACTTGAGTCGGATACCCTTTATTATTTTGAGGTCGAATCCGAGGATGCCAAGGCAGAGAAGGCCTTCCAGGAAGGAAGCTTCAGGACCAAGGAGCCGGGGACTACCACCCTTCTAATCATCACTAATCTATCGGCCCATCCCACGGTAGATTCAGCCCAGATCACTTGGGCCACCAACCGTCCGGCCACCACCCAGGTTTTCTATGGTAAAACTCCACAACTCGGTCTCTCCATTCCGAAGGAAACTCAGTTAACTACTTCACATGTCGTTAATTTGACCGGCCTTGAGCCGGATACTACTTATTACTTTAAGGTCGAATCACAGGAGGCCGAAGGAATTTTTGTCCGGCAGGAGGGAAGCTTTGCCACCATCGCCCCCTCCCAGGACATTCCTCTCCTAAAAATAGTTCCGGCCTCAAAGGAAGCTAAAGTAGGCGACCAGTTTGCCCTGGAAGTCCGCATAGAAAAAGTAACTAATCTCTTCCAGACCTCCTTTAGGGCGGCCTTCGATCCGAAGGTAATAACCGCTAAAGGCGCCGAACCAGGGGAATTTCTGGGCGAAGATGTAGTTTTTTTGGGCATGCCTGATAACGAAAAAGGCACCATTGAGTTGGCCATTACTCGAAAAGGGGAGATGAGCGGCGTCTCCGGTTCGGGGGTATTAGCTATTATTAATTTTAAGGCAGAGAATAAAGGAACAACGGCCATAGGCATTAGCCGAGATGATCTGCTTCTGAAAGTTAAAAATGAAACGGGTAATTTGGTTGGCATTGATACGGTTATCGTTCAGGGAGCTGAAATCGTGGTTAAATAG
- a CDS encoding alpha/beta fold hydrolase has translation MWYGVGASFPTAAQDTPPQLGKVRLPPVFEQAAIETLSKKKFQPTPLTVARVVEDSPQFRIESVRYRSEDITTSGLLAIPKNGAGPYPAVVICHGYYPPASYFQGLGTRDTLEALATEGFVVFIPDYRGYPPSEGQHTYPYPGEVIDIVQAFVSLSRYPKVDAKRMGLIGYSMGGGLALQSAEILGRRVKAFVNYYGQLGGFSLREDELVLFLNQGLNLSTVEAIFKARSPFYHLDLLTAPVLIFHGENDRTVSITQSLMLRNELLHLGKPVKLVTFPEYGHAFGDSFQNKSFPQLVTFLKTHLRP, from the coding sequence ATGTGGTACGGGGTGGGTGCGTCCTTTCCCACCGCCGCCCAGGATACGCCGCCCCAACTTGGGAAGGTCCGTCTTCCACCAGTCTTCGAACAGGCGGCCATCGAAACCCTATCAAAAAAGAAATTTCAGCCCACCCCCCTAACCGTGGCCCGAGTGGTGGAAGATTCACCCCAATTTAGAATCGAAAGCGTTCGATATCGAAGTGAGGACATCACCACCTCTGGACTATTGGCGATACCCAAAAATGGGGCTGGGCCTTATCCGGCGGTAGTGATATGCCACGGCTATTACCCGCCGGCGAGTTACTTTCAGGGATTGGGAACGAGGGATACGCTGGAGGCGTTGGCCACCGAAGGGTTTGTGGTTTTCATTCCCGATTATCGGGGGTATCCCCCTTCGGAAGGTCAGCATACCTACCCCTATCCAGGAGAAGTCATCGACATTGTCCAGGCATTTGTATCCCTTTCGAGGTATCCCAAAGTTGACGCCAAGAGGATGGGCCTTATTGGATACAGCATGGGCGGCGGATTGGCCCTTCAGTCGGCGGAAATTTTGGGCCGCCGCGTCAAAGCCTTCGTGAATTATTACGGACAACTGGGCGGTTTTTCCCTTCGCGAAGATGAACTGGTTCTGTTTCTGAATCAGGGGTTGAATTTATCCACCGTCGAGGCCATCTTTAAGGCCCGCTCGCCATTTTACCATCTGGACCTCCTAACGGCGCCCGTTTTGATCTTCCACGGCGAGAACGACCGAACAGTTTCCATCACCCAAAGCCTTATGCTCAGAAATGAATTGCTGCATCTGGGGAAGCCGGTAAAACTGGTGACCTTTCCGGAATATGGACATGCCTTCGGGGATTCCTTCCAGAATAAATCCTTTCCCCAACTCGTGACGTTTTTGAAAACCCACCTCCGTCCGTAA